AAACACACGAAAGCTTCTTCCTAAAACACCGTCTTCTCCGACGAGCACGCGGCGACCGCCATTGTCTTCTCTGGCGAGCACCCTCCTAAAAAATTGAAACCTGAACATAACCCCTCATAGTTTTAAGCTCTGAATTTGAATCTGACCTTAGAAAGTCCAAAAGCTTCCTCAATCGTCCGGATCgaagtttcaaaattgaaaacCCTAACCACACAAAACAACTTCAACAACACCTCTCACCTCTCTCGTCTTCACGAATGGCATGGAGAAATTCCTCAACTCGTCTTCTGGATACATAATTGCATAAGTTCCTCAACATAATCACTTTCAGTATGCTATTATGATAAGAAAAAGGAGAGAGAGACAAGAGAAGAATGAAAGGAACTTACTAAGCAAGAGGGAGGTTTTGGGATTGAAAAGGAGGAGAAATGAAAGTGTGGAAGGAGAAGTGAGAAGGGTTGTTGTTGTGGAGAGGGCAGTGGTGGCAGTGACGGCGGAAGGGGCAGTGTGGGCAGTGGTGATGAGGGAGACAACCATTGGAAGAAGAATACATTGAACAAGGAAGTTGTTTTTCAGTGTTTATTTTCATTCATCAATTGGTGTACCTGTTCATCATCAACATCGATATCAGTAATCGTGCATTTTGATTTCTTTACCGAAGATTGTGAACTAAATGCAAATATCGTGAACCCTATCATCAAAATTTAATAACACACCTTGGTTGGAGATCAAAGATGGAAATCAAAGATTGAGAGGGTAAAAGTTGTTACAATAGAGTAATTTCTGGGTTTTagtaatttttttgttgtttctaggtttgttcaatttttttgttgtttcttggTTTATTCAGATTCTGGGTTTGAGTAGAAGTTGTTACCATTGAGTAATTTCTGGGTTTGTTCAATTTCTGAGTTTGAGTAAATTTTATGgttgttattttgaaaaaaatataatgtTTTATCCATATCAGCACCACATGTATGCCAACTGTATCTTAattttgactttgactaacagctctaacggaaaggactaacgtgctcCGTTTTTAAGACTTAAGGGATTGATTCgaactttttaaaagttaagggaccataaTGGACCCCGACgcaaagttaagggacgaaaaagggtattttcccatttatttaatattgtatataaaatatatttagaaacatgtaaatttaaaatgaacgaCTTAATTATAAATAAGTAATAATCATACAAATTCAGCTATATTAAATAACCATATAAAAAAGAACATGTGAGttgaaaaaatgaaatttaacaaatacaaatccaaaacTTTAGATAGAAATGTAAAAGTATCATTTCTTCTCAAAAAGCATCTAGAATGGCAATAATTATGTATTGAAGAtagagtgtatatatatatatatatatatatatatatatatatagagagagagagagagagagagagagagagagagagagagagagagagagagagagaatgaagtAGTGTATTATGTTGTAGAAAGTGGATATGGACCAATGAAAGTGAAACACTTGGTGCAAGAAATCAAAAACAGATGAAAAAGTGAAGACTTATTTAGttatttaccaaaatgtctaaCTTGTAGTGTAAATTTATTTTTAAGGAAAGGCAATTTGGGGAGTTTGATCAATCTCTTAGTAAATGTTAGATAGTAGAATAGTAGAttgtttatataaatataaaagttatATTGAATATGTAATATAGTTTATCATAAATACATAAAGATGAAGGAGACTATAATGTTTGACACTCTTTGGCTTAGAGACAAAATGCTGGTATTTTCACTTAAGCACTAGGTTCAAACCATATTCTATCCATTTTTAAgtaaattttgtttattataCTAGTACATAGTATTTTTTTATCTGTGTGATATGAATGggcatctacaatataagaaagtttgaTGTTCTGGAAAGTACCAGAATGCCCCTTTGCTTATATGTTGCGCCACGTGGATGTTGTCTTTGCAATCCTTGCTCTGTCTACTCTTTCTATGCTACCTTCCACTAACTCATCTTTCTTGCAAGGCAAAGCCGTTTCGTTTTTAATCTTTCTTGGAAACCCAAAGTTACTGTTTGCTTTACTCAACCTGTCTTATCATTGCAGCCTACTCTTTCCCATGCCTCTCCAATGTTAGTCTGTCTATTACCTTCTACTTCCGCTTTCCTCCCTCCTCATTTCTCACCAAACTGCCATTCATCTTCAtatttccattttccttttttattttaagctTCTGTTCAGCATGGCTCGACCGATGGAGAAAGTTGTGGACATCAACGACTCCAAGGAACTATGGAAGGTGGCGGTTAGAGTTGTCCATAAATGGAAGGTAGTCTCCAACAACAAGGAGCACTATGAGATGATCTTTCAAGACAAAGAGGTTAGCTTTGATCGCTACTGTTGACGGTTTCCATTTTTGGTTCAAAAAGCTTTCCATCtagcatgtttattttctgtttttacaTATGGTAttgtttgtgttatttgtttCAAATCTGTTTGTGGTTGGATAAAGATGTTTGTTCATTTCTTTTTGTTAACCCCACCTTCATTTTCTTACATTGAGCCCTAATATGTTGTTTCATGTGTTAGAAAGTTTGTTATCCATATGTACCGTCTTCATCGGGTTTTTTATGTTTATCAGTACATGTGTTATGAATGTTTAACATGTGTTGGTTATTTTATATTTGTCAGGGGTCTGACATTCACGTAGTTGTTCCAAATACGTGCATGGCCGCTTACAATGACAAGTTTGAGGTGGACAACACATACACTGTCTCCAACTTTGCAGTGCCGCCAAATAACTTGGTTTTTAAACCAAGCACTCACAAGTTCTTGGTGAAGTTCACGGGAGGAACTTCTGTGAATGATGTCAACAAACACGACATACCCCCCATGCAACGCGCCTTCACCAGTTTCCCTGATATTATGATCGGCAAGTTTAAGAAGGATGTCTTGATCGGTAATGTTACATGTCGTGTTTTTTATACTTTTACTTTTATAATGTTGTTCATTGTCTTATGTTTATCATTTTTCTTATTCTCTTAGACGTTATTGGCGTGATCGATGCTATTGGATATCAACAAACTCAAAGTGGTGGGGAAACAATGCAGGTCAATTTTGTACTCAGGGATGCAACGTATGTCGTCTATGTTATTTCCTGATGTTTTATACATATCTAAGTCATGTATTCTAACCATTATATTGTCATCTTCCCAGCAACAACACAATGAACTGCACCCTCTGGGAGGACTATGCCAAACAGTTTTTCAAGTTTCACGAGAAAAATCCAACAACCTCTGGACCAACTGTGATTTTGCTTAGCTATGCAAAAGTTAAGGAACAGGgtatgatgtttagttgtattatttattttagagTCTGTGATGTTTTGCCAATATTTTAACACATTCATTTTTTATGTAGGCCAATACCCACTATCCGTTACAAATACATTCCATGTTACAAAACTCCAGATCAATCCAGATTTGCCTTCTGTTAAAGACTTCGTAAATGGGTATCTTCCATGTCAGTTATGTGTTCCATTCATTATTTGGGATGGTTGCTAATATGTTTTATCTTATATCCTCATACAGTTTCTCAAAGGAGGATTTGCGTACCGTTTCAAGCCAGCTCAACTCACACTCTCAGCAATACTCGCGCAGCTCGAATTCTGAGAATGGTAGACAGAGTGACACTCAAAAACTGCTTAATATGGTTGTTACTCTGCCTCtgagtcaacttaaacaactgcGCGAGGTATATTTGCTGAATGTGATAGTATTAAAGTTGGGACACGGGAGAACCATGTGATATTTTATCGATCATGTTTATGTGTTCTTGGAGGACACTTTCTGTGCTACTGTTGCAAAGACAAGGAAACTCATTGCTTCTTCCTATGGATGGTACTACCGGTGCTGCCATGCATGCACCAAAGCTGCACGCGGTGATAAAACTCCATACGAATGTGATAATCACCATTTGACTGGGACTGAAATATATAAGTATGGATGTTTTAGTACGTTTTTATTTGAACTATAAAGGCTCTGGCTGATTTTATGGTTTTTTGACATGTATTTGTTATCAAAAAACGGGTATAAGATCGAAGTTGAAGGATTCCATCTGGACACGTCCTGCAGATTTATTTTTTGGGACAGGGAATGCCAACAAATCTTAGGTATTTCAGCTGCTCAAATGCGCGACACAATGATACATGTTCTTCATCGTATCCAACTTTTTATATCATAGATTAAACCTACTGTTTTAATGTATTGTCCTTAACATGGTCGTTTTCTGTTATAGGCTGGTATTACAGATCCTTTGGATTTTCCCTTAAAGCTTGATGCCATGTTGGACTTGGATCTGGCTTTAAGAGTTAGATGGCAGCCCAGTTGGGACAGCTGCTCTGTTATTAGGTTTATAGATGACAAACTGTTTGTTAAACAATTCGGTGCTCCTTGGGAGCCTAGGTAGGTAACACTTAACCAATAAAAGAAAGCATGTTTGTTTTAAATCCTCTTCCTCTTATGCTGATTGTATTTCTCTCTATAAGGCTAACGTCGCGGTTTCTGAACCGTCCGGTACTGAATTTTTCGGAACAAAGCTGGCAGTCCAGGTCATCTAATGACtaattgtcgcggggaaaaatcatatccttttttcgggatgagacacctgatgccttctttgggctcgagtgctcaaaaaatgatttttcttttgtaccgaccaaactttttattgtttccaaagtaggaaaaggaaaaaagctgcaataacctaaaaagtgggggagagatcttttggtaagagggttggttatacgaagggaaggtattagcacccaacgtatctatagtactctataggtttctttgctatgtttttcattccatgttattgagaggttcttgtgaaataggtgggacctatggtgtttgtttgattatgctcgcaaagatcatcgcgatcctctgcaaacatatcccttagagggaatcagagcatttgtagctcggggtctacgggtgctaaggtttgaatggtttttttgttttgttttgctcgccaaggatacgaccttgtgcctacgtattctcaaagggatgttgagaaagtcagagcaatcgtagttcccacttatgctagtggaagcaaaggaaaagagacaaatgtcatctcaatgttcgatgtatctaatctatatcatcacatacatctgtttgattttttgtttgaaaatcttttcagtataagccctgggccatgccacttatggcgcttagaatgataaagatgttttttgtttgaccagccttgtggcaaaaactttcaatgaagtcagccttgtgacaaaaagttttgattaatcagccagccttatggcaaaagtttcaatgaagtcagccttgtgacaaaaactttgattaatcagccagtatggtggcaaaacggtttgattgattagccagccttgtggcaaaaagaagtttgattgattagccagccttgtggcaaaaaagtttgattgattgattgtttgtgatgatatagaagatatactcctatcatagagatgataaatgtctaatctcctagggtatttaatttggatattggggatgcttataagaagcccgtgggtccttgtacgaagcccaagaggaggctatccgagggtccttgcattgtaagcccaagaggaggctatgggagggacaagtcgtttgtacgaagcccaagaggaggcatggtatagttggtttgagctcttagagcgatttcaccgggaaaccatactctatgtcctaacctaaactagggagattctttgcacgaagcccaataggaggctatggggaacctagtgttgtactaagttgaacaagtttatataacacaatcacaaatatggacaagtacgaacaaatatgaacaagtacatgaacaaatatgaacagttatatgaacagttatatgaacagttatatatgacaaagtgtgtgtatataatggagtttatgaaggaaatatacctgtaagcatgctccatttgtatacacggggctcgggactcatactcggggagaggcccattgagtttattcaaagctatgtaatcaagtatttacaaaggggcttgggacttatacctacatggaggcccatggtatatttttgggaagattttaaagaaaaccttcatttttgattagttattcaaagttaaaattcaaattgatcgaggtatgtacaaaaaggtgtacaatgaaatacctaatttcatgtacgggaatgggacttatacctatgtggaggcccaggttttattttataaaacatggttgattgttttttttgaagtttgtcgtttgaaaaaactgtttgaaaatttgttttgaaagaagtttatttgttttgaacaaaaagactgtataaaaagaaaaaggagtgggtcttatactctctaatattcgagaggccccacatcgttttgaaaatcaattgatcaaaaaagatttaatcaatagtttcctttgaaaaaagaaatgatttatcgTTTTAAAAAGAATTGTGATCGTTTGTcttaaaacggtttgaaattttgaaagaaatcaaattaatcaagataaacaaaaagattatacttaattaacacttagatgattagggtttcctcaaaaaatatttacaagtggttaagtttgaaaaatcaagtgaaaaacaatatttaaaagtattaaaaacacttaaaatatgtcattttaaactcaattaaaaatttattaaataaatatatttttgtgattttttttgatattcataaaatatatgtgttaaataaaaagtgtgcaaaacatgaagcaaaaatgaattgatttggttagttaattaattagttgaagttgtgtaaaaaaccaaacaaaacaagtgataaaaagatAAGGGATGGGCcagccaaggcttgaacccacgcccttttggTTTCAAGTCCAAAAGctttaccaactgagccacgcgcgtggcttgtaATGCAAATGCCTTCAATTAGTTTTGTacgaaataaaaatttaaaaacgaaaatggcgccaagaacaccaccTTCAACCTTAATCTCCTCTGATTcgtaactttctcatttctcaaTGTTTTTGAAAGTTGTGAACATGAAAATTGTTCGTCTTGATCCCAGGAACATGGTGGTATCcacaaaattcatttatttttagtgtAAGATCATCAATTTCtggatgaacacgaagaaccctaattctaacaaatcaatgtgaaatcgtgtatgtgcatcaAATCAaccaattgattgagggttaatgattcTCATATGTGCAGAAACATGATAGCAAACCaacttttcatttatgatgcatgattataAGAGTTTGAGTTTCAAGTCTTACCTCTTAAAAGTTCAtaaaactggaaattgaattctTGCTTGGAGTGTT
The Vicia villosa cultivar HV-30 ecotype Madison, WI linkage group LG6, Vvil1.0, whole genome shotgun sequence genome window above contains:
- the LOC131614258 gene encoding replication protein A 70 kDa DNA-binding subunit B-like, whose protein sequence is MARPMEKVVDINDSKELWKVAVRVVHKWKVVSNNKEHYEMIFQDKEGSDIHVVVPNTCMAAYNDKFEVDNTYTVSNFAVPPNNLVFKPSTHKFLVKFTGGTSVNDVNKHDIPPMQRAFTSFPDIMIGKFKKDVLIDVIGVIDAIGYQQTQSGGETMQVNFVLRDATNNTMNCTLWEDYAKQFFKFHEKNPTTSGPTVILLSYAKVKEQGQYPLSVTNTFHVTKLQINPDLPSVKDFVNGFSKEDLRTVSSQLNSHSQQYSRSSNSENGRQSDTQKLLNMVVTLPLSQLKQLREDTFCATVAKTRKLIASSYGWYYRCCHACTKAARGDKTPYECDNHHLTGTEIYKECQQILGISAAQMRDTMIHAGITDPLDFPLKLDAMLDLDLALRVRWQPSWDSCSVIRFIDDKLFVKQFGAPWEPR